The nucleotide window GAAGAAATTTGCGTTACAGAAAAATTATATAACTGAGGGGCAGTGATGAAAACAGCGATATGGGTGGTGGTGTATTTCACGATGTGTTTTCTGCTTTTCACAGGCTGGATTTTCGCCTTTGCGCAGTATGCGCCCTATAACGGGCAGGAACACGCGTTTTCTCTGACGTATCTGCTTAATTTATTTTTTCTTCATGTAGTGATGGTACCTTACTACGAGTTTTTTCAGACTGAAATATACAGCAATGTATTAATGAGTCTGGCAGATGAATCCGGTCAGATGATACGTTTTCATCACGTGGTACCTGTTCTAGGGATATATAGTCTGTCCGCACTCTTAACTTTTGTAGGTTACATCATATATGCAAAATGGTTCACTCATAACCGGCTGAAAGGAAATCTTCTTCCAAAATGAAATTACCGGGACACCTCAGGATATAAAAAACCAATGACGAAACAGGAATGGATTTTAAGACTACGCCGCTGTACATCTAAGGAAACTCTGGAAAGGATAATAGAAAAAAATAAATATTCCCTGACGGATGACGAACTTGAGCACTTTAATGCCGCAGTGGATCACCGGCTGGCGGAAATGGCAATGGGGAAGTTTTATGATAAAATTCCTGCAGGCGTCTGGAAATATGTTAAATAAAACAGCCAGCATCAGTCTGTTCGCAGTTATCTCACCTGGAGCGCAATCATGAATATGATATTTGAACTGATTGGATTGTTACTTGTAGTCGGATGCGCATTCTTCACCACTTTTTTCTTAGCCGCAGTAGCAGGCACTATGGTAGTTATTTTTGGGTGGGGAATTTCTATTGTCACCCCGAAGTTGGTTACCTGTACTAATGATTGCATCACTACTGTTTTTGATGCCAAACCCTTTGGCTGGCTTCTGATTGTGTTTTCATTAACCATGATGTTCTTTATTATCAGAGGTATGATTAAACGTTAGATTGCCTTTAGTGTGTAGTTAAATCATCATCATAACAGCGTTAATCTGAAACTGATATTGCCGGAGGGGATCATCATGACGGGAAGAGGCATTAACACAGTACGTATCGGCGATGAAGTGAAGCACATCACCGAGCTCGATGCACTAACACTCATGCATGAATGGTCAAAGCTTAAAAAAGAAAATGCAGACCTGTATGACTATAACGGTCAGGTTAACCGGGGGTGGCGCGGCTTTATTCTTCGCATGATGGGTATCCATTTGCCTGATAACGACCGTGTTCGTCTTCAGGGCATTAATGCCAGAAAAGACTCCATCTATCCAGAATGAAGCCACGCCTGCAGCGATAATGAGCTGACTATTGCAGAAGATCAGCCATCATTTTTCATTAAATGTATGATATTTAACATAAAACGCATTATCGGTACTTTGAAGTGTATAGCATTTGCTATACGTTCGTGTTGTGTTATTCTTGTATATCAATTGCTATACAAGAGAGGTGTGTATGAAATCAGATGTTCAACTCAACCTAAGAGCTAAAGAGTCTCAGAGAGCACTCATCGATGCTGCTGCAGAGATCCTTCATAAATCGCGAACCGACTTTATCCTGGAGATGGCCTGCAAGGCTGCGGAGAATGTGATCCTTGATCGCCGTGTTTTCAATTTTAACGACGAACAGTATGCAGAGTTCATCGATATGCTCGATGCACCAGTCGAGGATGAGCCCGCCATTAATAAACTACTGGCAAGGAAACCTCAGTGGGACGTATAACCACGCCCGAGCCGTTATCCAGCTCTCATCAGCTGGCTGAGTTCGTCAGTGGAGAGACAGTCCTCGATGAATGGCTAAAACAGAGAGGTTTAAAAAATCAAGCTCTTGGCGCTGCCCGAACGTTCGTTGTTTGCAAGACGGGTACGAAGCAAGTAGCTGGTTTTTACTCTTTGGCCACCGGTAGCGTTAACCATACGGAAGCGACAGGTAGTCTTCGGCGTAACATGCCAGATCCTATACCGGTGATTATACTCGCTCGCCTGGCGGTAGATGTCTCATTGCACGGAAAAGGGGTTGGCGCCGATTTACTCCACGATGCAGTTCTACGGTGTTATCGCGTAGCTGAGAACATTGGGGTTCGTGCGATAATGGTTCATGCGCTTACTGAAGAAGCCAAAGGTTTCTATGCTCACCATGGATTTAAGGCATCACAAACTCATGAGAGGACTCTGTTTCTAAAGCTTCCATGACTGGTTGCTGGAATGGGAAAGTAGCTGGTTACCGTCTTAACATATTGATTTTTATGTTATTTATTTTAATATTTAACATAATCTTTGTTATGCGAACCGGCTTTGTCAGCACAAAGCGTTATTGTCGTCTCAGCACAATTCACACGCGTCGTGTACGCTAAGCCTTCATTTTGCTCAGCACAGGACCGCGATCTTATGTTGGTGACTATGACAGACAAAGAACTTTACCGGCTTGGCATTATTCAGCGAGTATTTGACCGGGCTTTGCTTCAGCGCGACGCAGCAGACATACTTAAGCTCAGTGTTCGTCAGGTGCAGCGTCTTGTGCGCCTGTACCGGACAGATGGCGCAACCGCGTTTGCATCTTCCCGCCGTGGACGTCCTGCAAACAACCGGATCGATGAAGAAACACGCTGTAAAGCCCTGGATTTGATCCGGTGCCACTATTCAGATTTTGGCCCAACGCTCGCAACCGAAAAACTGGCTGAACGCCATCATATTCATCTCTCTGTTGAAACCGTCCGTAACTGGATGACAGCCGACGGTCTCTGGCGTCCTCATTCCCGCCGGCGAACCCGGGTTTACCAGCCACGCTATCGTCGCGACTGTCTCGGTGAACTGGTTCAGATCGATGGCTCTCACCATGACTGGTTCGAAGGCAGAGCCCCAAAATGCTGTCTTCTGGTCTTCATGGATGATGCCACTGGTCGCATAATGCATCTTCGTTTTGGTGAAACCGAATCAGCCTTTGACTACATGCTTGCTACCCGTGTGGAGTGACCCCGAGCCCGTAGACAAATCTGCCCTATAGTTGGAGTGACCCCGAGCCCGTAGACAAATCTGCCCTATAGTTTGAGCATAGGAGGAGTCTATGGGCACACCACGTTTTACCCCTGAATTTAAGGAAGAGGCCGTCCGCCAGATCACCGAGCGGGGCTATTCTATTGCTGAAGTATCTGAACGGCTCGGCGTGTCGGCGCACAGCCTATATAAATGGCTCCGGGCTGTTAAGCCTGACAACAGTGGACAGCAGGCACAGGATTTACTGGATGCCAGAACAGAAATTCTCAGGCTGAAAGCACAGCTTAAACGCACTGAGGAAGAGCGGGATATTCTGAAAAAGGCAGCGCGGTACTTTGCAAGGGAGTCCGACTGAAGTATCGCTTTATCAACGATCACCGTGAAATCTGGTCGATCGTTACAATGTGTCGGGTCCTTAAGGTTGCCCGTGCCGGATTTTATGTCTGGCTCCACAACCCTGTATCTGCCGGAGAAAAGGATAACCAGCGACTGCTGGAACTCATCCGCGACTCCTATACGCTGAGTGGTGGAGTTTACGGTTA belongs to Klebsiella quasivariicola and includes:
- a CDS encoding HHA domain-containing protein, which translates into the protein MTKQEWILRLRRCTSKETLERIIEKNKYSLTDDELEHFNAAVDHRLAEMAMGKFYDKIPAGVWKYVK
- a CDS encoding DUF1778 domain-containing protein, giving the protein MKSDVQLNLRAKESQRALIDAAAEILHKSRTDFILEMACKAAENVILDRRVFNFNDEQYAEFIDMLDAPVEDEPAINKLLARKPQWDV
- a CDS encoding GNAT family N-acetyltransferase, yielding MGRITTPEPLSSSHQLAEFVSGETVLDEWLKQRGLKNQALGAARTFVVCKTGTKQVAGFYSLATGSVNHTEATGSLRRNMPDPIPVIILARLAVDVSLHGKGVGADLLHDAVLRCYRVAENIGVRAIMVHALTEEAKGFYAHHGFKASQTHERTLFLKLP